The following are from one region of the Mesorhizobium sp. B2-8-5 genome:
- a CDS encoding O-antigen ligase family protein, translating to MPPSAVNAKLISLIASAAIGVGILLSGFVISEPAPYEIYMAGLIAVWALFGLRISRAIVPLLVLLVAMNIGGMIAMTQMADLANTPLYLAVSLFLAFSAVFFASVTSVQPSLYRLIFIAYVVSAVATSLLGIAGYFHAFPGAEMFTKYDRAAGAFQDPNVFGPFLVLPGTYLLYLLLTGPVSRMPLLAVPLLIISAGIFFSFSRGAWGMFAVSAVLLTACLFLQSASGRFRLRVVVMTIAAVALLVIAFIVILQLPGVSDMFTQRAQLEQSYDTARLGRFARYSIGFQLAMEHPFGIGPLVFGTIYGEDTHDIWLKALMDYGWLGFVSFLTLTLWTIGAGFRILLRDRPWQPYLLCAYVAYLGNIGLGTFIDIDHWRHLYLLLGLIWGAIALEYRHQRELRLARPEPLLAISAAR from the coding sequence TTGCCGCCCTCGGCGGTCAACGCCAAGTTGATCTCGCTGATCGCATCGGCTGCGATCGGCGTCGGCATCCTGCTTTCCGGCTTCGTCATCAGCGAGCCGGCGCCCTATGAAATCTACATGGCCGGGCTGATTGCGGTATGGGCGCTTTTCGGGCTTCGGATCTCGCGCGCGATCGTGCCCTTGCTGGTGCTTCTGGTGGCGATGAACATCGGCGGCATGATCGCCATGACGCAGATGGCCGACCTGGCCAACACGCCGCTCTATCTCGCCGTTTCGCTGTTTTTGGCCTTCAGCGCGGTGTTCTTCGCCTCGGTGACCTCGGTCCAGCCCAGCCTCTACCGGCTTATCTTCATCGCCTATGTCGTCTCGGCGGTGGCGACGTCGCTGCTTGGCATTGCCGGCTATTTCCATGCCTTTCCCGGCGCGGAGATGTTCACCAAATACGACCGAGCGGCCGGCGCCTTCCAGGATCCGAACGTGTTCGGACCGTTCCTAGTGCTGCCCGGCACCTATCTGCTCTATCTGCTGCTCACCGGCCCGGTGTCGCGGATGCCGCTCCTGGCGGTGCCGCTGCTCATCATCAGCGCCGGCATCTTCTTCTCCTTCTCGCGCGGTGCCTGGGGCATGTTCGCCGTGTCGGCGGTGCTGCTCACCGCATGCCTCTTCCTGCAGAGCGCCAGCGGCAGGTTCCGGCTGCGGGTCGTGGTGATGACGATCGCGGCCGTGGCGCTGCTGGTCATCGCCTTCATCGTCATCCTGCAGTTGCCCGGCGTGTCGGACATGTTCACGCAGCGCGCGCAACTCGAGCAGAGTTACGACACGGCGCGGCTTGGCCGCTTCGCCCGCTATTCGATCGGCTTCCAGCTGGCGATGGAGCACCCGTTCGGCATCGGCCCGCTGGTCTTCGGCACGATCTATGGCGAGGACACGCACGACATCTGGCTGAAGGCGTTGATGGATTACGGCTGGCTCGGCTTCGTCTCGTTCCTGACATTGACGCTATGGACGATCGGGGCCGGATTCCGCATCCTTCTACGCGACCGGCCGTGGCAGCCTTATCTGCTTTGCGCCTATGTCGCCTATCTCGGCAATATCGGGCTCGGCACCTTCATCGACATCGACCACTGGCGCCATCTCTACCTGTTGCTCGGATTGATCTGGGGCGCGATCGCGCTAGAGTACCGGCACCAGCGGGAATTGCGGCTGGCGCGACCTGAACCCCTCCTTGCAATTTCAGCTGCGCGATAG
- a CDS encoding sugar-binding transcriptional regulator, producing the protein MGRRRQGESENGRAAAEASEQVVSESRTDRLRIRAAWMYFVEQMTQNEIADVLGVGRVTIVRMLAEARARNEVKITIESELLEIVRLERALEKTFGLQQALVAPLTDPNADPIPAIAAKTGMFLSDAMKSGMRVGVGWGVTLFHTLPFISAKSLTDFSVISLLGGVGVARRVNPAEFAWRFAQIFQGDGYLMPTPAVVDSVETKIALVERCGLQEIFEMADALDAVLLSVGGIASATTFSRGGFLKEADREALLARGAVGDLLFHFYDRNGDLVDHPVNSHVMSVDVDRLRKAPIRILTSGGAEKTEALLGAMNLIAPTILITDEESARRMLAAHAD; encoded by the coding sequence TTGGGCAGGCGGCGGCAGGGCGAATCCGAAAACGGCAGGGCGGCGGCTGAGGCATCCGAGCAGGTCGTCAGCGAAAGCCGGACCGACCGCCTCAGGATCCGCGCCGCCTGGATGTATTTTGTCGAGCAGATGACGCAAAACGAGATTGCCGACGTGCTCGGCGTCGGCCGCGTCACCATCGTGCGCATGCTGGCGGAGGCGAGGGCGCGCAACGAGGTGAAGATCACCATCGAGAGCGAGCTTTTGGAGATCGTGCGGCTGGAGCGGGCGCTGGAGAAGACCTTTGGGCTGCAGCAGGCGCTGGTCGCGCCGCTCACAGACCCCAACGCCGATCCAATCCCGGCAATCGCCGCCAAGACCGGCATGTTCCTGTCCGACGCGATGAAATCCGGCATGCGGGTCGGCGTCGGCTGGGGCGTGACGCTATTCCATACCTTGCCCTTCATCAGCGCCAAATCGCTGACTGATTTCAGCGTGATTTCGCTGCTTGGCGGCGTCGGCGTCGCGCGCCGGGTCAATCCGGCCGAGTTCGCCTGGCGCTTTGCCCAGATATTCCAGGGCGACGGTTATCTGATGCCGACGCCGGCCGTCGTCGACAGCGTCGAGACCAAGATCGCGCTGGTCGAGCGTTGCGGCCTGCAGGAGATTTTTGAAATGGCCGACGCGCTCGACGCCGTTCTGCTGAGCGTCGGCGGCATCGCTTCGGCCACCACCTTCTCGCGCGGCGGCTTCCTCAAGGAAGCGGACCGCGAGGCCCTGCTGGCGCGGGGCGCCGTCGGCGACCTTCTGTTCCATTTCTACGACCGCAATGGCGATCTGGTCGACCATCCGGTCAACAGCCATGTGATGTCGGTGGATGTCGATCGCCTGCGTAAGGCGCCGATCCGCATCCTCACCTCCGGCGGCGCCGAGAAGACCGAGGCGCTGCTCGGTGCCATGAACCTGATTGCGCCGACCATCCTGATCACCGACGAAGAAAGCGCGCGCCGCATGCTGGCCGCGCATGCAGATTAG
- the ptsP gene encoding phosphoenolpyruvate--protein phosphotransferase, translating into MERSTIVRVHEGLHARPATRFVKLAKGFESDVELVKDGKAVSAKSSVKLMLLAVKENQEVTVRANGADAIEAIEALIGYLENPRAGLDDEGEAADAGSEVTAALSVPQATPPTAASPDGAPKLQGIAASEGVAIGPAFAHFPPEIEGPGRRLQADEIDSELERFRGAVASVQARMDRTLAENNLSAGDRGIVAALRDIAADDSLTGEVERLIRGGDDAVSAVIAAAATIAADFSAVDDHYLNARADDVHAVGRQICLVLLGQDEVSLETIPQGAILIADDIGAWDLARAPLKRIGGVICGHGGATSHIAIIARSHGIPAVLGLGDKINELRAAKEVAIDGNAGHVLVDPDEATRTDFNRRVEAAAQERAGLKVFKGVTPKRADGTVIEVAANIGSLEEIEAAQEAGAMGVGLFRTELLFMRHMHLPSEDMQAETYSALAKAFAPHSVIVRTLDIGGDKPIAGIEFPDEENPFLGWRGIRMCLDRPDIFKRQLRALLRAAVHGNIKVMLPMVSEIAEVTRTRALVEECAAELKAEGVPHASFDLGVMIETPAAVLIAPALAREVAFFSIGTNDLTQYIMAADRLNPTVAKLNDVTNPAVMSAIELTAKAGVAAGIMVGMCGEAAGRPDLIPAFVGMGLTELSMSPASIQRAKKTIAAMAAER; encoded by the coding sequence ATGGAACGCTCGACCATCGTCAGAGTGCACGAAGGTTTGCACGCCCGTCCCGCCACGCGGTTCGTGAAACTCGCCAAGGGTTTCGAATCCGATGTCGAGCTGGTTAAGGACGGCAAGGCGGTCAGCGCCAAGAGCTCGGTCAAGCTGATGCTGCTGGCGGTCAAGGAAAACCAGGAAGTCACCGTGCGCGCCAACGGCGCCGACGCGATCGAGGCTATCGAGGCGCTGATAGGCTATCTGGAGAACCCGCGCGCCGGCCTCGACGACGAGGGCGAGGCTGCCGACGCCGGCTCCGAAGTCACAGCCGCCTTGTCCGTTCCGCAGGCCACGCCGCCGACTGCCGCGTCGCCGGATGGAGCACCAAAACTCCAGGGTATCGCCGCCAGCGAAGGCGTGGCCATCGGGCCGGCCTTTGCCCATTTCCCGCCGGAAATCGAGGGGCCGGGCAGGCGCCTGCAGGCCGATGAGATCGACAGTGAGCTCGAGCGCTTCCGCGGCGCTGTCGCCAGCGTCCAGGCGCGCATGGACCGCACGCTTGCGGAGAACAATCTCTCCGCCGGCGACCGTGGCATCGTCGCGGCGCTGCGCGACATAGCCGCCGACGACAGCCTGACCGGCGAGGTCGAAAGGCTGATCCGGGGCGGTGACGACGCGGTCTCGGCGGTCATTGCGGCCGCGGCCACCATCGCCGCCGATTTCAGCGCGGTCGACGACCACTATCTCAACGCCCGGGCCGACGACGTCCATGCCGTCGGCCGGCAGATCTGCCTGGTGCTGCTCGGCCAGGACGAAGTCAGCCTGGAGACGATACCGCAGGGCGCGATCCTCATTGCCGACGACATCGGCGCCTGGGATCTGGCGCGCGCGCCGCTGAAGCGCATCGGCGGCGTGATCTGCGGCCATGGCGGCGCCACCTCGCACATCGCCATCATCGCCCGCTCGCACGGCATTCCGGCCGTGCTGGGTCTGGGGGATAAGATCAACGAGTTGCGTGCGGCCAAGGAGGTCGCCATCGACGGCAATGCGGGGCACGTTCTCGTCGACCCCGACGAGGCCACGCGTACTGATTTCAACAGGCGCGTCGAGGCGGCGGCGCAGGAGCGCGCGGGCCTCAAGGTGTTCAAGGGCGTGACCCCGAAGCGCGCCGACGGCACCGTAATCGAGGTCGCGGCCAATATCGGCTCGCTGGAGGAGATCGAGGCGGCGCAGGAAGCCGGCGCCATGGGCGTCGGGCTGTTCCGCACCGAGCTGCTCTTCATGCGCCACATGCATCTGCCGTCGGAGGACATGCAGGCCGAGACCTACAGCGCCTTGGCCAAGGCGTTTGCGCCACATTCGGTCATCGTGCGCACGCTCGACATCGGCGGCGACAAGCCGATCGCCGGCATCGAGTTTCCGGACGAGGAAAATCCCTTCCTCGGCTGGCGCGGCATCCGCATGTGCCTGGACCGTCCCGACATCTTCAAGCGCCAGCTGCGGGCGCTGTTGCGCGCCGCCGTCCATGGCAACATCAAGGTGATGCTGCCGATGGTTTCGGAAATCGCCGAAGTGACGCGCACCCGCGCGCTCGTCGAGGAATGCGCGGCGGAATTGAAGGCCGAAGGCGTGCCGCATGCAAGCTTCGACCTCGGCGTGATGATCGAGACGCCCGCCGCCGTGCTGATCGCGCCGGCCCTGGCAAGGGAAGTGGCGTTCTTCTCGATCGGCACCAATGACCTCACCCAGTACATCATGGCCGCCGACCGCCTCAATCCGACGGTCGCCAAGCTCAATGACGTCACCAATCCGGCGGTGATGTCGGCGATCGAGCTGACGGCGAAGGCGGGTGTCGCCGCCGGCATCATGGTGGGCATGTGCGGCGAGGCCGCCGGCCGTCCGGACCTGATCCCGGCCTTCGTCGGGATGGGCCTGACCGAACTCAGCATGAGCCCGGCCTCGATCCAGCGCGCCAAGAAGACGATCGCGGCCATGGCGGCCGAGCGATAG
- a CDS encoding PTS glucitol/sorbitol transporter subunit IIA translates to MSVLLKTRVTAIGPEVADLAEGGVVILFADGSPPELAEVSVLHLAEQGPSDDAPQKGASITLGPVSAVITAVGSTAWSKVREMGHVVISFNGATEAERPGEVCASEVDTGALVAALTPGAVITIAA, encoded by the coding sequence ATGTCGGTTCTTCTCAAGACACGGGTCACTGCTATCGGACCCGAAGTGGCGGACCTCGCCGAAGGCGGCGTGGTCATCCTGTTCGCGGATGGCTCGCCTCCGGAATTGGCCGAGGTTTCCGTGCTTCATCTGGCAGAGCAGGGACCCAGTGACGACGCACCGCAAAAAGGCGCGTCGATCACGCTCGGACCGGTTTCGGCTGTGATAACGGCGGTCGGCTCCACCGCGTGGAGCAAGGTCCGCGAGATGGGTCACGTCGTCATCTCCTTCAACGGAGCGACCGAGGCTGAAAGGCCGGGCGAAGTCTGCGCATCCGAGGTCGATACCGGAGCGCTCGTGGCGGCGCTTACGCCGGGCGCTGTCATCACCATCGCCGCCTGA
- a CDS encoding PTS glucitol/sorbitol transporter subunit IIB: MAKTYKAVKISKGSTGWGGPLVIEPTEQRSKVVSVTGGGIHPVAQLIADMTGAEAVDGFKAPPIESEMAVVVVDCGGTARCGVYPRKRIPTVNLTPVGQAGPLAQFITEDIYVSGVKPANVTMADGSEAVTTAGGAASMSSSNNTASRAAEPLPSEGGLIGLISSIGRVMGRVVGIFFNSGRRTIDQVIRNVLPFMAFVTMLIGLILYTGIGDVLAQPMGPLANNIVGLLVISAICGLPFLSPILGPGAVIAQVIGVAIIGPQIANGTISPAMALPALFAYNTQVGCDFVPVGLALGEAKPKTIEIGVPAVLISRQIMGPVSVLIAWVVSLIVF; the protein is encoded by the coding sequence ATGGCCAAGACATACAAGGCAGTAAAGATCTCGAAGGGGTCCACCGGCTGGGGCGGTCCGCTGGTCATCGAGCCGACCGAACAGCGCAGCAAGGTCGTGTCGGTAACCGGTGGCGGCATTCATCCGGTGGCGCAGCTTATCGCTGATATGACCGGCGCCGAGGCGGTCGACGGCTTCAAGGCGCCGCCGATCGAAAGCGAAATGGCGGTCGTCGTCGTCGATTGCGGCGGCACCGCGCGCTGCGGCGTCTATCCGCGCAAGCGTATCCCGACCGTCAATCTGACGCCGGTCGGCCAGGCGGGTCCGCTGGCCCAGTTCATCACGGAAGACATCTACGTTTCGGGCGTGAAGCCGGCCAATGTCACAATGGCGGACGGATCCGAAGCGGTCACCACTGCGGGGGGAGCAGCATCGATGAGTTCAAGCAACAACACTGCATCCAGGGCGGCCGAGCCGCTGCCGAGCGAGGGCGGGCTTATCGGCCTGATCAGTTCGATCGGCCGCGTCATGGGCCGCGTGGTCGGCATCTTCTTCAATTCCGGCCGCCGCACCATCGATCAGGTCATCCGCAACGTGCTGCCCTTCATGGCCTTCGTGACCATGCTGATCGGCCTGATCCTCTATACCGGCATCGGTGACGTGCTGGCGCAGCCGATGGGTCCGCTGGCCAACAACATCGTCGGCCTGCTGGTCATCTCGGCCATCTGCGGCCTGCCGTTCCTGTCGCCCATCCTGGGACCGGGCGCGGTCATCGCGCAGGTGATCGGCGTCGCCATCATCGGCCCGCAGATCGCCAACGGCACCATCTCGCCCGCCATGGCGCTGCCGGCCCTGTTTGCCTACAACACCCAGGTGGGCTGCGATTTCGTTCCCGTCGGTCTGGCGCTCGGTGAGGCCAAGCCGAAGACGATCGAAATCGGCGTGCCGGCGGTGCTCATCAGCCGCCAGATCATGGGCCCGGTCTCCGTGCTGATCGCATGGGTCGTGTCCCTGATCGTGTTCTAA
- a CDS encoding PTS glucitol/sorbitol transporter subunit IIC → MSVISLLAQHADLAVHNLHVAGTMVSDAAWHGKLGVEHATDHLVVLAQATTDNAPVTADQLKEQLKNVQQEEQLGWLTAIGKYFIGIFQKGGEVFAGFVTGIIPTLVVLMTAFYAVTELVGEERVHGLARGAGRIALTRYTVLPVLSVFFLTNPMAYTFGSFLEEKHKPAFYDAAVSYVHPPLGLFPHINPGEYFVWGGMLVALLDLEKRGVIANGYHVKVAIWYAIVGLVVILLKGMLTERITAIMARRQGVEL, encoded by the coding sequence ATGTCTGTAATTTCGTTATTGGCGCAGCATGCCGACCTGGCGGTGCATAACCTGCATGTCGCAGGCACCATGGTCTCGGATGCTGCCTGGCACGGCAAGCTCGGCGTCGAGCATGCCACCGATCATCTTGTTGTCCTGGCGCAGGCGACGACCGACAACGCGCCGGTCACCGCCGATCAGCTGAAGGAACAGCTGAAGAACGTGCAGCAGGAAGAGCAGCTCGGCTGGCTGACCGCGATCGGCAAGTATTTCATCGGCATCTTCCAGAAGGGCGGCGAAGTGTTCGCCGGCTTCGTCACCGGCATCATCCCGACGCTGGTGGTGCTGATGACCGCCTTCTACGCCGTTACCGAACTGGTCGGCGAAGAGCGCGTTCATGGCCTGGCGCGCGGCGCCGGCCGCATCGCGCTGACCCGTTATACGGTGCTGCCGGTCCTGTCGGTGTTCTTCCTCACCAACCCGATGGCTTACACCTTCGGTTCTTTCCTGGAAGAAAAGCACAAGCCCGCCTTCTACGACGCGGCCGTGTCCTACGTGCATCCGCCGCTCGGCCTGTTCCCGCATATCAACCCCGGCGAATATTTCGTCTGGGGCGGCATGCTGGTCGCGCTGCTCGACCTCGAGAAGCGGGGCGTCATCGCCAACGGCTACCATGTCAAGGTGGCCATCTGGTACGCCATCGTCGGCCTCGTCGTCATCCTGCTCAAGGGCATGCTGACCGAGCGCATCACGGCCATCATGGCACGCCGCCAGGGCGTCGAGCTCTAA
- a CDS encoding transcriptional regulator GutM, whose protein sequence is MAIWQWALLLLFVVWALQSLGVWLQMRHYSDVFKGVTGEFKDGFVGAGNFRGRLAKGTIALVVVTPDLIVRRMMVMSGRSVLTKFKRHEEFEGVPLDRLRSNPAIMGEGEPGVAEAVKRAIEQIDRARSEPGKKPGLSGLNVARA, encoded by the coding sequence ATGGCGATCTGGCAGTGGGCGCTGCTTCTGCTGTTTGTTGTCTGGGCGCTGCAATCGCTGGGCGTCTGGCTGCAGATGCGGCATTATTCGGACGTCTTCAAAGGCGTCACCGGAGAGTTCAAGGACGGCTTCGTCGGCGCTGGCAATTTCCGCGGCCGGCTTGCCAAGGGCACCATCGCGCTGGTCGTCGTGACGCCGGATCTGATCGTGCGCCGCATGATGGTCATGAGCGGCCGCTCGGTGCTGACCAAGTTCAAGCGACATGAAGAATTCGAGGGCGTCCCCCTCGATCGACTCCGGTCCAACCCTGCGATCATGGGGGAGGGGGAACCCGGTGTGGCCGAGGCCGTGAAACGGGCGATCGAGCAGATCGACCGCGCGCGGTCGGAGCCGGGGAAGAAGCCGGGCCTGTCCGGCTTGAACGTAGCAAGGGCATAA
- a CDS encoding HAD family hydrolase, whose translation MAQPRLMIFDCDGVLVDSEPLAAKAYERVYEKHGMPGVHGGIIAQCIGMKQSDIIVKIKELTGHQFPAAADGDIWAETKLLFSEELKPTPGIAPFLSALAGDRCVASSSSVERINHSLSVTGLSRFFGEAIFSSSMVKNGKPAPDIFLYAAEKMGAKPADCIVVEDSPLGVQGAVAAGMIAIGYTGGAHTYPEHGARLKAAGADFVCADWHEVGRQLAGLGVPA comes from the coding sequence GTGGCGCAACCTAGACTGATGATTTTCGATTGCGACGGCGTTCTCGTTGACAGCGAACCGCTGGCCGCCAAAGCCTATGAGCGCGTCTACGAGAAACACGGCATGCCCGGCGTCCATGGCGGCATCATCGCCCAATGCATCGGCATGAAGCAGTCCGACATCATCGTCAAAATCAAGGAACTGACCGGCCATCAGTTTCCGGCCGCCGCCGACGGCGATATCTGGGCCGAGACCAAGCTGCTCTTTTCCGAGGAGCTGAAGCCGACGCCGGGCATCGCGCCATTCCTGAGCGCGCTTGCCGGCGACCGCTGCGTCGCCTCGTCATCCTCGGTCGAACGCATCAACCACAGCCTGTCGGTGACCGGGCTGTCACGCTTCTTCGGCGAAGCGATCTTTTCCTCCTCGATGGTGAAGAACGGCAAGCCGGCGCCCGACATCTTCCTCTACGCCGCCGAGAAAATGGGGGCGAAGCCGGCCGACTGCATTGTCGTCGAAGATTCGCCGCTCGGCGTCCAAGGCGCAGTCGCGGCCGGCATGATCGCGATCGGCTATACCGGCGGCGCGCACACTTATCCCGAGCACGGTGCGCGGCTGAAGGCTGCCGGCGCCGATTTCGTCTGCGCCGACTGGCACGAAGTCGGCCGGCAATTGGCGGGGCTTGGCGTTCCGGCCTGA
- a CDS encoding DUF930 domain-containing protein → MNGKMREWFRNWRWALAASLFLHALIAAFLFLGLPRPDQQPDQQEQPVNVAIVPPPDQPKPKPAPKPPQPTPEKKAEKPPEQAVQKPPPPQPPKPQGIPVLKRVFQYGEKDTGPEKSLNGGSAPANAPSPAQNESAKPPVAPKPAPDQPAAATPEQQASKAQEKPATAPPDEKPAQSEEKQATEDTDKQQPDKASQPAENQAAEAPKPLTAEAGDKPAPPSSTEKAKPKPSKAMKFKSARALRAPSGNPGRSNPADTEVAGSPIYSGLPGVRKLYSPGATGNALATSSMESVPRDQRVANLCANVLNQELQSADYSPKWLPTIPLKQGNVLNPTQAAFSTTTQWYDLSFRCEVDADATRVLSFNFRVGGLVPPGEWTRRRFPSLR, encoded by the coding sequence ATGAACGGCAAGATGCGGGAATGGTTTCGGAATTGGCGGTGGGCCTTGGCCGCATCGCTATTCCTGCATGCCCTGATTGCAGCGTTCTTGTTCCTTGGCTTGCCGAGACCCGACCAACAGCCGGATCAGCAGGAACAGCCGGTCAATGTCGCGATCGTGCCGCCGCCCGATCAGCCCAAGCCGAAGCCCGCTCCAAAGCCGCCGCAGCCGACGCCTGAAAAGAAGGCTGAAAAGCCGCCTGAGCAGGCCGTGCAAAAGCCACCGCCTCCGCAGCCGCCGAAACCGCAGGGCATTCCGGTTCTGAAGCGCGTTTTCCAGTATGGCGAGAAGGATACCGGCCCGGAGAAATCTCTGAACGGAGGCAGCGCTCCAGCCAACGCGCCGTCGCCAGCCCAAAATGAATCAGCGAAGCCGCCGGTCGCACCGAAGCCGGCGCCCGACCAGCCAGCCGCTGCAACGCCCGAGCAGCAGGCCAGCAAGGCCCAAGAGAAGCCGGCAACCGCCCCGCCGGACGAAAAACCCGCGCAAAGCGAGGAGAAGCAGGCGACCGAGGACACTGACAAGCAGCAGCCGGACAAGGCGTCGCAACCCGCCGAGAACCAGGCGGCCGAAGCGCCAAAGCCGTTGACGGCCGAAGCCGGCGACAAGCCCGCACCTCCATCGTCAACCGAAAAGGCAAAGCCTAAACCTTCCAAGGCGATGAAGTTCAAATCGGCAAGAGCCTTGAGAGCGCCAAGCGGGAACCCAGGAAGGTCAAACCCCGCCGACACCGAGGTTGCGGGATCGCCGATCTATTCCGGCCTGCCGGGCGTCAGAAAGCTCTACTCGCCGGGTGCGACCGGCAACGCGCTGGCCACAAGCTCGATGGAGAGCGTGCCGCGCGATCAGCGCGTTGCCAATCTTTGCGCCAACGTTCTGAACCAGGAATTGCAAAGTGCCGATTACTCGCCCAAATGGCTGCCGACTATTCCCCTGAAGCAGGGCAATGTTCTTAACCCTACGCAGGCTGCCTTCAGCACGACAACGCAATGGTACGATCTGAGCTTCCGCTGCGAGGTCGACGCCGATGCAACGAGGGTCCTGTCCTTCAACTTCCGTGTGGGGGGACTGGTCCCGCCCGGTGAGTGGACCCGGCGTCGTTTCCCCAGTCTCCGCTAG
- a CDS encoding pyruvate dehydrogenase complex dihydrolipoamide acetyltransferase, with amino-acid sequence MPTEVILPKVDMDMATGQISRWFAEEGAKVKKGDVLFEIETDKAAMEIDAPASGTLRNVTGKERVDIPVGEPVAWIYADDEVYAPISPLRGEMPAKPTEGGAVPSTSYSVAPPSGLPAISPTRGEISQSQGPARATPLARRLAREANLDLSAIAGSGPRGRVVRADVEAAVASKDAAASAQPAAEIPAGAPSAPAPAPKPMSDDQVLKLFAEGSYELAPHDNMRKTIARRLVEAKSTIPHFYLTLDCELDALLALRTQLNAAAPMRKTDKGEAPAYKLSVNDMVIKAMAMALMAVPDANASWTESAMVKHKHADVGVAVSIPGGLITPIIRHADEKTLSVISNEMKDLASRARSRKLKPEEYQGGTTAVSNLGMFGIKDFAAVINPPHATILAVGAGEERAVVKKGEIKIATVMSVTLSTDHRAVDGALGAELLGAFKRLIENPMGMLV; translated from the coding sequence ATGCCGACCGAAGTCATTCTTCCCAAGGTCGACATGGACATGGCGACCGGACAGATCTCGCGCTGGTTCGCCGAGGAAGGCGCCAAGGTCAAGAAGGGCGACGTGCTCTTCGAGATCGAGACCGACAAGGCGGCGATGGAGATCGATGCGCCGGCCAGCGGCACGCTGCGCAACGTCACCGGCAAGGAGCGCGTCGACATTCCCGTCGGCGAGCCGGTGGCGTGGATTTATGCCGATGACGAAGTCTACGCGCCAATCTCCCCCCTTAGGGGGGAGATGCCGGCGAAGCCGACAGAGGGGGGCGCTGTCCCGTCAACCTCTTATTCTGTCGCGCCCCCGTCTGGCCTGCCGGCCATCTCCCCCACGAGGGGGGAGATCAGCCAATCGCAAGGGCCTGCCCGAGCCACGCCTTTGGCTCGACGCTTGGCCCGTGAGGCAAATCTGGACCTCTCGGCTATAGCAGGCAGCGGTCCGCGCGGCCGTGTTGTGCGCGCCGACGTTGAGGCAGCAGTTGCCAGCAAAGACGCGGCCGCCTCTGCTCAGCCCGCCGCCGAGATTCCGGCCGGCGCTCCATCCGCTCCGGCCCCAGCACCCAAGCCGATGTCGGACGACCAGGTGCTGAAGCTGTTCGCCGAAGGCTCCTACGAGCTCGCGCCGCACGACAACATGCGCAAGACCATCGCGCGCCGCCTGGTCGAGGCGAAATCCACCATCCCGCATTTCTACCTGACGCTCGACTGCGAGCTCGATGCGCTCTTGGCACTGCGCACGCAGTTGAATGCCGCGGCCCCGATGAGGAAGACCGACAAGGGCGAAGCGCCGGCCTACAAGCTCTCCGTCAACGACATGGTCATCAAGGCGATGGCCATGGCGCTGATGGCGGTGCCGGACGCCAACGCGTCGTGGACCGAGAGCGCCATGGTCAAGCACAAGCACGCCGATGTCGGCGTCGCCGTGTCGATCCCCGGCGGCCTGATCACGCCGATCATCCGCCATGCGGACGAAAAGACGCTGTCTGTCATCTCCAACGAGATGAAGGACCTGGCGAGCCGCGCCAGGAGCCGCAAGTTGAAGCCGGAAGAGTATCAGGGCGGCACCACCGCTGTGTCCAATCTGGGCATGTTCGGCATCAAGGACTTTGCCGCCGTCATCAACCCGCCGCATGCGACGATTTTGGCGGTCGGCGCCGGCGAGGAGCGTGCGGTGGTGAAGAAGGGCGAGATCAAGATAGCCACCGTGATGTCGGTGACGCTGTCGACCGATCACCGCGCGGTCGACGGCGCGCTTGGCGCGGAATTGCTCGGTGCCTTCAAGCGCTTGATCGAAAACCCGATGGGCATGCTGGTGTAA